CACAATACTTTCCTTTTATTCCTAAAAACAAGGACTCTTCCTCCGTGATTTCAGGGTTTTTAAaagctcaactccaatatatatgtatatacagcAACATCCTTTATATCCAACAAGGTAAAAGCATCCAACTTTTATAAATACAAAAGCGACCACAGAACAAATAACATTACCATCAGAATCAAAAAAAGGAACTGTTAATTTTCCAAAGAAACAAACAGAAAATTGAAGGAACCAATAACATGATTCACTAGAAGAACGAATAATCAAAAAGCCCACCAACCAAACATGGGAATTCAATCAACAAAAAGAAAATTCGAATACCGTGAAGCCATCTAATCAATTTTTTTTACCCGAAAAAATAAGTCCAATAGCATACTACCTTTGCTTCTTTGCTTGTTACGCGTTTGTCCACAGAGGAGAGGAAAGGAGAGGAGAGAGAAGAGAATAGAGAAAGGGGGTGAAGAAGCGCTCAAAAGAAAGACGGCAAAGCGACAAACGTGTTTTAGTTTATAAAGGCGAAGAAAGgtgttattcttttttttttctttaataatcaggtCGAGCTGGAGCGGGGAGCCATGCACTGCCGTCCCAACTCTCAAGAGCTAAAGGATCCGGCGCGCTCATGAGTCAAATATCAACGGGCATTATTGGTGCTTGTGGACCGAAACAGCGAAACCCCACATAGATTAGACGGGTGGCCATGATCCGATTCTAATTTGAAATTTGATCAGAATTAATTCAGTTTGATTTTAAATAAAAGTTAAATCATTTTTTTCCATTCActtgaatttaaattaaactgaaaCTCTGTTTGAATATCAAATCAATtccttataaaataaatttaaactattaaattaaaatataaaattaaattaaaaaaataaaattttaaaccataaataataataataataaattattaagtgtatttaaagtaataaatttttatttttcatacacTCATATAAATATAGACTAttgtgtaaattatgaaaatttttttcGTTATTTTAAATTTGTCCTAATTTGTGTAgcttaaatataaaacatttattattagattaaaaaaaaagaagcaggagaagacaatggagatgaatttttaaatatttaaatatacacATGTCACATGTGAAATGTGAATTCTATATTTTagttttctttttaaaaattatatatttataattgatattaatGTGTAAGAatataaaatatttcatataatattaaaaatattaaaattattgttaaGAAAAGTATTTCACCTAATATATTATTTAGGTtgtataaattaatataatatattttaattttaaaatatattatattattttttgacTCTCAACATCAAATGGCCTGCATGTAATAATTTGATGGCATGTTCTTATTTGCCAGGGAGATTAAGAATGAGCTTAatgtttaataaaataataattacaaaaaaatcAATTCACTAATAAGTATATGTAATTACTTGAAAGAGAAAAAGCTATGACGTGGCATAAAATATGGGGAATAAAATAGTCTAAAGGATGCATTATGTACAAGTTGGCTTAAGCCACTGGAGATGGATTGTCACATATGATGATGACgacgatgatgatgatgatgatgatgatgatgatgatgccgTGGGCAGAGCAATGGCCTTAAAGAAAGGGGAATGGAAAGGGCCCGTTTGGCTATGGAGGGATTACCAGAACCAACCTGTTGTTGCCTAACCCTTTTAAGTGGAAAGTGGAAACACCCTGACGAAACCTGTTCAACAAAATTAGCCTCACTTTTTCTCTCTGTTTCCAAATCTAGGGGTGGCAACCGGTTTGATTTTAGACCtgtattaataatttctaattttaatttctattttattttaattttaattcgtttcaattttaatctaattgaaagttttaattttttttaagaaaaaagtcaatttaatcataaataaattaattgattttgattcaaaaaagaggaaaaagaaaataatttgatTCTAAATATTATTCAAAACTATTTGATATTGAATATGAATCGAACCATTGTTGTGTCTGGTGCTCTTTTTTGTGTTTTTATCCCATTATTATCtggagaaataaataaataaataaattcattattattttttgtttttctaaaaatatatgtaaaatgaagaaaataaaatataaaatgtataatcacacaaaaaaaaattcaaaatttatttatctataattatataaatatgaaaaataattcaaattaatcatatttttattcataatattatcataaaataattttctaatgatataataaattaaatttatctgAAAATATCTTCTTTTaaatttgtgttaattatttaattggaaGAATCATTTGTTGGTAGATTTCCTTATCAAAGATTGTAAAAAAGTGAACTCCATTACCATTTACTTCACTTTATAGACATATGTATCAGGTCAGGCTCCTCTAATCAATTCACACATCGTCATTTCCACCAACAATTATATCATGCTAAGAAGtgagtttaataattattatttatattaaattttatgtatttattaatttaattattgatacTATTCGCTCaaattttagttaaataattAGCATTCAATCAAAGAATCCAATGTGACAATTAAAGTATCAAACGTTTGATCAAAAAGTCAAagcgaagaaaaaaaaaatcattgtcaGACTGATCGTCACATGCCTCAGGTTAACTATACCAAGCAAGCAAGATTTGAACTACTTAGACCaagtaaaaaaatatttagacagaTGAAGTGGAACGAACACAAATAAGATGACAATACAAGTGTAGGTACTCACCCGATAAACCGAGCATTAATTAATAACCGGTCAATGATAAGGTTGAATCTTttgaagaaaattttgggatattATTAGAATATTCGAGATTCTTCCAGGCAAAATGTAAATAATAGAAATTAATCAGGTATACTTACTCTGTCAAATTACTTACAAAACTCTCTGTTATTCATTCTACTATTATCCATTAAAATATCTAATTTGAGTGTCAGAGTAGCTGGTCAACAGGCCTTCAACCTTACTGTTTTTTTTGTTTTCAAGCTAACTTGGCATATTGGATTGATATTCAAAAACTCACGGCAGCATCGACtatgtttatattttaattaatttcttcataaatttaaatataaatatttaataaaaaaaatgattgtATTCATTCATATATTAAATCCACTCATAATCTTAGTATATCTCATATCGCATAGACTAGCTCAAGACCAAATTAAGTGGCTATCACATCAACCATTTTATCAACACCAGACCATTTTCAAAGGAAGAATCGTTGtccaaaaaatgaaaaattaaaagtatAATTAATCCTTAATTAAACATATCCCATAGCAAAAGAAATTTTGGAAAAGAGGATgacaaatattttattttgtttaattattattatgaaaaaaaatagATGTAGGTGACTCAATCtaattatcattattaaaattgaaGTTGAAATCAGAGGGGCTGTATATTTTGATCTTGAACCatcaattaattttaagaactgaAATCAAATGGTTTCGACTCAGACCGAATAATTGAACGGTGGTTAATCCTACCCTACCATATCATAATGTAAGACTTAATGCAGCGgatgaaatcaaattaaaatagatTTTATTAGTTTTAATAAGATAGGTGTTTCGTGAGTACCAAAGAAGAGAAACGGTAATGAATTGAAAGGGTCAACAATCCTCCACATGTCTGGATTGATGCATGATCGACCATTTTAGATATAGTTTTCATTTCATGGCCTCCATTATCACCACAACCACAGCTAAGTGCCAACCCTTTTCTTGTTTGGCGCAATTCGCGCTCCTTTTATCAATTTCAATGCCCATATTTTTCATCTTCTTTCCTTCTTATActcatttcttttcctttttctcagGAGATCAATCTGCTTTCAACAAGGTACCCCTCGCTTGCATTTCAACTCTCTTTGTTTCTTTTCATTGTCTTCAAGATGGTGGGAAATTCTTTTTTTCTTGTTTGTTCTATAAGCAAACCAGAAGAGAGAAAATTCCATTTTTATTCTATATACAGAAGATTCATGCTGCTATATATGTATTATATTCTGTTTAATGAGTTTGATTAATAGATCTCATATAGGTTGGTTAATCTCCATGCAATGATGATGTTTAACTTTAAGCTTGTTAATATTCTCCAAGAAAGGGTAACTTGTAACTAAACGAACCAAGGATTTCAGCAAGTTGATTTAATTAGAATCATTGTTCTTGAACTTGTCGTAGAGTTTAGTCAATGCATATGCAAGCCATTTCCCTATTGCACTAGCTGTAGAATTAAATAGCTGAATATGAGCAtgaattaattttattacccCAGTTTCATACACAAGTTAGAGTTTGAGAATATTAATTTTCGATTTAATCCTCCCACATAGATGTTTTCTACAAGTTTGATTAATTTTCTCATGGCTATTTTGATAATGCAGGGTCTTTTGGAACCACTTGTCCTACAATTAATTAGCAATATATTATTATATGGCAACAAAAGCAAAGGATAATAACAATGCTCCGAAGAAAGAGAAGAAGGTTGCACCTTCAAATTCTCATCACACCAACCAGAAACAAGCAAATCCCAAATCAGCCGCCGAAAGCTCCACTGATAAAAGCAAATCAACCCCATCAAGCAACCAAGTTCCAAACTATCTCAAGCCTACTTTTAGCTCAAGGTCAGAGTCCTTAAATCCTGTCAGGAAAACTATCAATGAAGATGCCACCCAAAAGCTTCTTAGAAGAAGATCCTTCGATAGGCCTCCATCAGCTGCTCGTACACAAAGGTCACTCATCTCTCCTGACCCTAAAGAGAGATTGGCTTCTCGGGATAGACCAATGGCAATCCGATCTTCCTCTTTTTCAGCATCAAAAACGCCCTCTTCAACCAAACCTGTTTTGGAAAGGAATTCCAAGTCACTTAAGCCTATAAGATCTCAGACAACCACTTCAGGGACCATAAAGAGGAGCTCAAGCTTATCGAGGAGTTCAAATCTATCCAAAAATAGGAGCAATGCTTCTCGTTCATCGAAGGTTCCAAACAGTCATGATAGCACTCAAACTTCGGATCTTGAAAACAAGCAAGAAAGATATGAAGCATCTTTGGTTCAAGAACATGAAGTCCAGACAGCGAATGTTGAGAGGGAAGTACAAGTCCCTAGTGATACGCCAAAAGCTGAAAGGAAGGAAGACATAGATGCTGCACAAGATACTCAAGTTAAAGAAAGAGAAGAGGAGAAGGTAAAGTCTCCTGAAGTTTCCACAGTTGTATCCAAGACAGCCCAGGCTGAGGACATTGAAAGTGAATTGCATGAACATCATGAAGATGAAAATAAACAAGAGGGAGAAGAAAATCACAGAAGCGATAATCACCCTGAAGAGTGTTTTGAAGATGATGCTTCAATTGAAAGTGATGAAGacaaaggagaagaagagaatgcAAACGAAAAGGCAGCTTGTACTTCTGAAGAACATGTAGATGAAAAGGAGGAGCAAGAAATAACAGACCAAGGTACTGGAAATGAAAGAAGCGTGGAACTTAAGTCCAAGGAAGGAGAAGACGTGGTGGAGGgtgttgaagaagaagaaaatcagGAGGTGGCTAATGCAACGCAAAAGCGGCAAGGGGGACAAGGGAAGAAGGAAGCTCCAGCAGCATACAATGATGTGATTGAGGAGACAAAGAATAAGCTACTTGAGAAGAGGAAGAACAAGGTGAAAGCACTAGTTGGGGCATTTGAGACCGTCATAGATTATGAAACTGCAGGTTCTAATAAATGATAAAACATCAATTTTCGATCAAATTGAAGCCTTCAAGAATGATCTTTGTGATCCTAGGACGATGGCATTGTAATTTATTCAAGGGTTTTTTAATTTTTCCTTCAAGTTtgtggatactctcttgtattaACTGTTTGGACTGGATGAAGTATATCCACATCATATAAACACACTTCCCTTTTGTCTTTTATGCTCTTTTTGTGAATAGATAACGATGATTATACTTTGTGAAAAGGCGATGAACTACTTTGAAGTTAGTAATGTGATATGTATGTCTACAGCTCCTAATCAATAGAAGACATTAATTGAATTCctactcttcaaatcttttattaaaaattaaagataaatGGAAAATTTTAAACTGGTAATTGCACACTTATTTATGATGGAAATCTCAAAAATACAATTTCAACCCCAGAATCTGAAAAATACCATACATGTATATTCTCTAGCAATTCATCAAACAAATGGATGCAATAACAAGAAAAAAAACGAAAAATCATTTCTCACAATACAATACAAATATATAAAAGAAGTTGCCCTTTTTATCGCACTCTCACCTCATTCTCACATCTTCCAATTTACACAATGCCACTAGTAATCCCTGGTGAAACTGTTCCCTCGATAGTATCGTAGCTGCAAAGAGACCTGCCTTTCTAGCAAAAGTCGCCGGCGAAAGTTTTCTATGAAAATCTCCGCCCTCTGGTCAATGTCATCCTCAGAAGCGTAACTTCTAGTTCTTTCAAGGGCTCGAACAGACTTGTTTTCATCTGATTCTACATCTTCAATGCACCCATGCAACCCTAACCGATCGTTAAAGCTCAAACGCCGTCGCCTCCTGGAGGCATTGCCGAGAATTGAAGCTACGCGCCACCGTCTCAGGTTAAAGCTTATCACAAAGTTCAGCTTCTTCACGGCCCTCTTCAAGTGGCCTAGCACCGTCCagttttttctgcccattttgaaGCTCAGGTGAGTGTTTGATGGTAAAAGTGAGTGCAAATGGAGGGTATTAGGCTATTTATAAGGACGATGAGGTTTAGGAACAGAGGATTCTCGGACAAGATTTCCAGTTTTACAAGGAAGCTCGCGGGAAATATCTCTGCCTCTACAGCTAACTGCATTCAAATTTCGTGACTAAAGACTAGGGTGACGGTTTGGTCACATATAGGTAAATCACTGTTAAGTTCTTAGCAAGAGATTTTATTTGACGTTATTTTTATATGGAAATTCTTCAGTTCATTGGACTGTCTTTTTGGCAGTAGCACAGCTTATATAAAAACTAGCCACTAACCCAATTCTTGCTGACTAAGTTTTCACTTAGGCATGATTAAGGAAGGTCAGCAAAAGCAAAGTGGTGGGTTCTGTTACAAAGTTGACCTTTATTTTGGTCATggcatttttctgaagaaactttATTTGATTCCATTGGGCTTTGATTAAACTCAGGCCAATGGGCTTTCATCTTCATTGGACTAAATCAGTTCTTGTCTATTAGGGTTGCACTTCGATTTCAGGTTTGCCTAGACATTGAGTCTGAATTTTCAACATTGTTTCAATTTGATTCTTTTATTCTTTTATATAAAGGGAGCACAGAGGCTCAAAGAAGACTAACGGGAGCTAACTCTACTGCAAGCAATACCACACTGGTCATGAAGTAACCAGTTAACAAGAACCGTAGGAAGGTGGTGCGACTCATGAACATCAATAGGAAAATCTTCAGCAATATTAGCAAGGCATTCAGCAACAAAATTAGCTTCCCTCCATATATGAGCAACAGTAAGAGTCCACCCATCAACTAGCAAAGTCCTGATAGCATGAACAAGAGACAGGGCATGCAAAGGAGGAACTGCAACGGCAGTAACATATTGCACTGCCAACAAATTATCACATTCCACTGCAAGTTTAGAATTGCCCATCTAGAAAACATTTTTTTTCTAGTGTCAATATATTAAAAGAAATATgcatattaaaattaagattttcaAATTGCTTTTCAAGTATTAAGGattcaatatttaaaaatttaatagaatAAAATTTAGTCAATATGACTAACATTTTTATGTGAAAATATTCAAACAAGTCATATAAAAGAGCGTGTAGAGCAAAGATCCTACGTTATTTGAATACCTATGTTAGTCTGGCTTAAAAACTAACGGATCACTTCTAATTCATAAGTTGACTTTTGGGTTTAGCCCAAAAGCTTAAGTGTTATTCTAAATGAGTTGTctttattgaatttttattgagTTGATATCCTCATTAAACTTAAAAGGAAGCTTAATAAAGAAAAtctattttttcatatttttctcaataattaaaatttatgagaaGCTAATTGaccttttctttttattataatttgttATATAAGTATATTTAATAAGATAAATCCGCCATCCCTTAATTCAATccgattataatttaaatttaaaataattttaaattttaaaattaattactaatatataatatatcatataatataaaaatacatgtaaaattattagaaaaagaTATATTATAACCTTAATTGTATTAAAAATAGATAATATATTTGaaagttataatatatatataattttttagttcagttaatttaaatataatttttaataaataattaaatttaatcaaaatattcAAATGAGTTCAATTTGATAGATTCATTAATTTGATACTCCGAAGATAAGAACCCCACTGTCTGTTGCGTCAGTTTTAAAGATCAAGCGTTCGAGTACATCAGTTCTCCACTTACATCTCTCAGCCGTTTCGTGATTTGAATAGTGCAACATTCATGTATGCCAACCGGATAAACAACAAAGCAGCTCATTGCCGAGTGAGAAAATGCCCTAACAAAATTTGTTATCTTTCTCCATGTCGTTTAAGGCTtgcagtgaaaaaaaaaaaaaaaaaaatctattgattaaaaaaattttataactatGTAAGAAttacttattttatttaattcttttaattttaaataattaaactaaaaaaattttaaattaaaaaaaattatccaaTTTGAAGATTTTGACCTTTGTCCTTAAATAAACACCATGATTAAAATCGATTATATAATTTCAATACAATATAGAATAGTTTATTCAAGATAAACACCTTATTGTTCAACCATATCAATAAGATATAAATCAGTTCGTCAAAAATGCAAAATCTTCAACTCGCAGTATTagcaaaaatataaattaaattgtatATTTGACACAAAGGACAAAATcacccattttaattttcatagttGAATAAAACTtctccaaatttaaaaatttctgatttaattatttgaaatttaaaaaattaaataaaataagcaattcacacaatttttttttttttttatggatagGAAAACCCAACATCCGGCTAAACATTAGACAGGAGGGTATGAGTAAACATGCTTCAAGATGATTATACTCTTAAAATATATAAGCAAAATATAATTTTCATGGATGTGTAGTCATGTTTGCTACACTATCTTCTGCAAAATGTCTGTTCTTGGCCTACCGCCTCTGACATAGGCGCAGCCAGTTTAAACAATTGTTCAGCTGTAAAAACTCCAACAGCCCTAGAACTTGCGCCGTATGTAGTACCATGTAAGTTGCTGTATTTTATAACTATTACCATTCTATGTTTCTTTTCCAAAATTAGATCAACCACATGGCCAATAGATGTTGTGGTTGTAACACAAGGAGGTGGGCTTCTCATCATTGTCGCAAGTGTGGCATTCAACTGCATAAGATTTTAAAAAGTTTTGTTAGCTTGCAAATGAGCAGTTTGAGCATATCAGCATTAATCATGACTACAAAGCTTGAAATCCTAATGATAATAATCTGCAACATATTTGGCAAAAGTTGTCCTCTAGACTCACAaaaccaagaaaatatttagcagCAGTAGTAATGTGAAGTACCTCAAAGCAGTCTTCACGATGCAATAGTCCAATGCAACAACCCCATTCGTCCACAATTGGCACAACTTGATCCCTAAAGAAGCGCATGACCACTTTCTTCAATTCCAAGGTACCAAGTAGTGGTTGAGCTTCTTTTAAAGGTGTCATGATACTCTCAATTGGTTCACTTGGTGATACCTGAACAAAAAAGCTATAGTCAGgcaattaaaagaaaagaatcaTCCAAGTCAAAACAAGTCACTAAGACATGTCGTGGGCAGTCAACAAAAGTTAAATACATCATTCTTATTGCTCCTGATAAGATCCACTGACCCAAGATTTAACCTATGTACTAATCATGATTATCAATCTCATATATGGAATCTAGATATTCCAAATCCAGAACCCACCATTGACAGCAAGATATTTGATTTTGGAAACAAGGAATCAGGCCACACTCTTGGCACAAGTCAGTGTTTACACGAGTGCATGTACGTCATTCATTACTAGTCATTAGGTTGTTAAAGATATTAGAACCTATTCTTGGACTCTCATCTACAAGTTTTAGCTTTTAGATTGAGTGCTTGTTTATACAGAATCACACTTTCCAATCAAAAGGTCTAGAGTACAAATCTTCAAACCCCTCTTGTTAATTAAGTTTCAGCATAAGGTCAGGCAGGCCTATGCTAGTTATGCTAGTTCACATTCTAAGCCTAATGGGCTTCACATAAAGGGGTGCACGAGAGATATTGAAACCTACTCTTGGACCCTCATATTTCTTAGACATAATAAGGGTGTTAGTCTGTTAGATACTTCTACTGCATGAAATGAAAAACAAGCTTTCATACCTGAGGAAGCAAGGAAGGATTGAACAAGGATTTCATGAATCCCAACAAGGCCTCTATGCGCAAAGCAACCTGCATTACAAAGGTAAGTAATTGCTGGAACACATTTAAGAAATATAGAGTTAAACagtcaaaaattaaattagttaatTTTATATGATAACAAATCAATTATAAATGAAATTTTTTGAGACTGATATTGATCTAAGATATGCTCAATCAATCCAAAGAATTATTGATAACCACTGAAGAACCTGAATAGCACTAACACAATTGCTCACCACTTGCAAAGAACTTTTCATAAGATTCTAAAACTAGAAAAATATACTGAATATGCTTAAATAGATCTTcaatataaatatattagtttAGGTGTTTTGccaattttccttttattttaaccATGAAAATTGAATGGCATTACTTACCATGCCTCCTCGACTGGTCCATGATATGCCTTtccatttttttataataatcctAAGATTTTCTACAGCTGCATCAACCTGAAAAAAAGCATAACATAAACAAACATTGCAAAGTTCAAGAATTTCCTTTCCATCATCTATCAAAGAGTTGATAAAAGTAGAAACCTTTGGAAGCAAGAGTGTACATTGCCCCTACTAAAGAAATTATAAACAAAGTACAATAGTAAAATTCTTTGTAATACTTGGCAATTAgacttttagatttttttttttttgacagaaATAGTAGATTTTGTACCTGACCATCATTTAAAGCGGCCTCCATGAGAAGATGATCAGCTTCCTCTTGAATTGCTGGACTAATAGTTCCTGTTGAATCTGGCCGTAAGCGCTTGTGCAGATTTTTAACCATATGATAATCTCCTCGAATGCCAAAAGCACGCATCAGTGACAAATAGAGGTGAGGCTTTGGACGAAAGTCCCTATTCAGACCAGCTCGCTTTATGATTTCTCCAAATATACAAAGAGCACC
The sequence above is a segment of the Hevea brasiliensis isolate MT/VB/25A 57/8 chromosome 11, ASM3005281v1, whole genome shotgun sequence genome. Coding sequences within it:
- the LOC110659698 gene encoding uncharacterized protein LOC110659698 is translated as MATKAKDNNNAPKKEKKVAPSNSHHTNQKQANPKSAAESSTDKSKSTPSSNQVPNYLKPTFSSRSESLNPVRKTINEDATQKLLRRRSFDRPPSAARTQRSLISPDPKERLASRDRPMAIRSSSFSASKTPSSTKPVLERNSKSLKPIRSQTTTSGTIKRSSSLSRSSNLSKNRSNASRSSKVPNSHDSTQTSDLENKQERYEASLVQEHEVQTANVEREVQVPSDTPKAERKEDIDAAQDTQVKEREEEKVKSPEVSTVVSKTAQAEDIESELHEHHEDENKQEGEENHRSDNHPEECFEDDASIESDEDKGEEENANEKAACTSEEHVDEKEEQEITDQGTGNERSVELKSKEGEDVVEGVEEEENQEVANATQKRQGGQGKKEAPAAYNDVIEETKNKLLEKRKNKVKALVGAFETVIDYETAGSNK
- the LOC131170609 gene encoding uncharacterized protein LOC131170609 encodes the protein MGRKNWTVLGHLKRAVKKLNFVISFNLRRWRVASILGNASRRRRRLSFNDRLGLHGCIEDVESDENKSVRALERTRSYASEDDIDQRAEIFIENFRRRLLLERQVSLQLRYYRGNSFTRDY